Proteins encoded together in one Buchnera aphidicola (Cinara piceae) window:
- a CDS encoding exodeoxyribonuclease V subunit gamma, whose product MLKIYQSNQINFLLKKICKKIMSKTNKNIFHEEIFLIDNINIKKWIEIYISKNKNISMNIKYIIISKFFINLIRNTNYKKKYKMPILFKKQSLEWIIMSIINDKKKSSFLKKYGIYYNNFDFCSYMAKIFIKYIFFKPELIYTWETEKKSNSSKILYVWQKKLWKIIIKKIKKLKENNFTEIINNFLQNKNYLLKTIPKKIFILSIIPINPFINFIIHIIKDITSIYLFQYQFHKKEYKHINFTLNFFKKRNILPQKKEIKNNSYIKKNFFFINLIQKIFYIFYNMIYLTDHFTKKT is encoded by the coding sequence ATGTTAAAAATATATCAATCAAATCAAATAAATTTTCTTTTAAAAAAAATTTGCAAAAAAATTATGTCAAAAACAAATAAAAATATTTTTCATGAAGAAATATTTTTAATTGATAATATTAATATAAAAAAATGGATAGAAATATACATTTCTAAAAATAAAAACATTAGCATGAATATAAAATATATAATAATTTCAAAATTTTTTATTAATTTAATCAGAAATACAAATTACAAAAAAAAATATAAAATGCCTATTTTATTTAAAAAACAAAGTCTAGAATGGATTATCATGTCGATTATCAACGATAAAAAAAAAAGTTCATTTTTAAAAAAATATGGTATATATTACAATAATTTTGACTTTTGTTCCTACATGGCAAAAATTTTTATTAAATATATTTTTTTTAAACCTGAATTAATATATACATGGGAAACAGAAAAAAAAAGTAATTCATCTAAAATTTTATATGTATGGCAAAAAAAATTATGGAAAATAATAATAAAAAAAATCAAAAAATTAAAAGAAAATAACTTTACTGAAATAATAAATAATTTTTTACAAAATAAAAATTATCTTTTAAAAACTATTCCAAAAAAAATATTTATACTATCTATTATACCAATAAATCCATTTATAAATTTTATAATACATATCATTAAAGATATTACTTCAATATATTTATTTCAATACCAGTTTCATAAAAAAGAATATAAACATATCAATTTTACACTTAATTTCTTTAAAAAAAGAAATATATTACCTCAAAAAAAAGAAATAAAAAATAATTCTTATATAAAAAAAAATTTTTTTTTCATAAACCTTATTCAAAAAATATTTTACATATTTTACAATATGATTTATTTAACAGATCATTTTACAAAAAAAACATAA